One genomic segment of Elusimicrobia bacterium HGW-Elusimicrobia-1 includes these proteins:
- a CDS encoding cysteine--tRNA ligase produces MKVYNTLSQKKEEFSPLDGKTARMYVCGITPYDSAHLGHARCYVAFDVIKRFLNRAGFAVRHIQNFTDVDDKIIKRAAAAGVSPAEIASKYIDEYFEQIRKLSVLDADVYPKVTETLPEIVELVRQLTEKGFAYEAGGDVYFAVRKFAGYGKLSKRNLDELMSGARVSPDEKKADPLDFALWKKSKALEPAWPSPWGEGRPGWHIECSAMAQKYLGDTIDIHGGGQDLIFPHHENEIAQSEAAHDGKTFARYFVHNGFVTINDQKMSKSLGNFFALGDIFAKYNPAVVRYFLLSQHYRSPLDFSDEGLKQSAAACRRIQNALDVRVEDAAPSGADRRTELLEKFDAAMSDDFNTASALASVHSAVDMAFAGTAGAVDALAEMLGVLGIALAVAGDKVPQEVLKLAADREAARKAKNFKLSDDFREKLKALGYAVEDTKSGAKIKKI; encoded by the coding sequence ATAAAAGTATATAACACGCTTTCGCAAAAAAAAGAGGAATTCTCCCCTCTCGACGGAAAAACCGCGCGGATGTACGTCTGCGGCATAACGCCCTACGACTCGGCGCATTTGGGGCACGCGCGATGCTATGTGGCTTTCGATGTCATAAAGAGGTTTCTTAATCGCGCTGGTTTCGCGGTAAGGCATATACAGAATTTTACCGATGTCGACGACAAAATAATAAAACGCGCCGCCGCGGCGGGCGTTTCGCCGGCTGAGATAGCGTCAAAATACATAGACGAATATTTTGAGCAGATAAGAAAACTTTCCGTGCTTGACGCGGACGTCTATCCCAAGGTCACCGAAACGCTGCCGGAGATAGTGGAGCTTGTGCGGCAACTTACGGAAAAAGGTTTTGCCTATGAGGCGGGCGGCGATGTTTATTTCGCCGTAAGAAAGTTCGCCGGATACGGCAAGCTTTCTAAGCGCAATCTCGACGAGCTTATGAGCGGCGCGCGGGTCTCCCCCGACGAAAAAAAGGCCGACCCGCTCGATTTCGCCTTATGGAAAAAATCGAAAGCGCTCGAACCCGCGTGGCCGTCGCCGTGGGGCGAAGGCCGTCCGGGCTGGCACATCGAATGTTCGGCAATGGCGCAAAAATATCTGGGCGACACGATAGACATACACGGCGGCGGACAGGACCTTATTTTCCCCCATCACGAAAACGAGATAGCGCAGTCGGAGGCCGCGCACGACGGCAAAACTTTCGCCCGTTACTTCGTTCACAACGGATTTGTCACGATAAACGACCAGAAGATGTCGAAATCGCTCGGCAACTTTTTCGCTTTGGGCGATATCTTCGCAAAATATAATCCGGCGGTTGTAAGATATTTTCTGCTTTCGCAGCATTACCGCTCTCCGCTTGATTTTTCCGACGAAGGCCTGAAACAGTCGGCGGCGGCCTGCCGCAGAATTCAAAACGCTTTGGATGTCAGGGTCGAAGACGCCGCGCCGTCGGGCGCCGACAGGCGGACGGAGTTGCTCGAAAAATTCGACGCCGCCATGTCCGACGATTTCAATACCGCATCCGCTCTGGCAAGCGTTCATTCCGCGGTTGATATGGCTTTTGCGGGAACTGCGGGCGCCGTCGATGCGCTGGCTGAAATGCTCGGTGTTCTGGGCATTGCTTTGGCAGTCGCCGGAGATAAAGTTCCGCAGGAAGTTCTGAAATTGGCCGCTGATCGGGAAGCCGCGCGCAAAGCGAAAAACTTTAAGCTTTCCGACGATTTCCGCGAAAAGTTGAAGGCCCTGGGATATGCCGTGGAAGACACAAAATCCGGAGCCAAGATTAAAAAGATTTAA
- a CDS encoding 2-C-methyl-D-erythritol 2,4-cyclodiphosphate synthase, with product MKIGMGYDIHRFKKGRALVLGGVRIKHPKGLDGHSDADVLVHAIMDALLGASGLGDIGMLFPNTDPAYRGASSVGLLKKVAAKIRKRGYKIVNLDSVIVAEAPKISPFAPAMVSNIARAAGIKSSEVSVKATTNERLGAVGSKKGMAAFAVCLLK from the coding sequence ATGAAAATCGGGATGGGTTACGACATACATCGTTTTAAGAAAGGCCGCGCGCTGGTTCTGGGCGGCGTAAGGATCAAACATCCGAAAGGTCTCGACGGACATTCGGACGCCGACGTTCTGGTACACGCGATTATGGATGCCCTGCTGGGCGCCTCGGGTCTCGGCGATATAGGGATGCTTTTTCCGAACACCGATCCGGCGTACAGAGGCGCGTCGTCCGTCGGGCTTCTTAAAAAAGTAGCCGCAAAAATAAGGAAACGCGGATATAAAATTGTCAATCTGGATTCCGTGATAGTCGCCGAGGCGCCGAAAATTTCCCCTTTCGCTCCGGCGATGGTATCCAACATCGCGCGCGCCGCCGGCATCAAGTCGTCGGAAGTTTCCGTGAAGGCCACAACCAACGAACGTCTCGGCGCGGTAGGCAGTAAAAAAGGAATGGCGGCTTTCGCCGTCTGCCTTCTTAAATAG
- the ispD gene encoding 2-C-methyl-D-erythritol 4-phosphate cytidylyltransferase, whose product MTRKNKISAIIVAAGRGRRFGSLKQFAPLCGKPVYEWSLDALFSARGVSQIIVAVPAGMTEKVRKAYAASGGRAVKRGLSVKFVAGGSQRFDSVANALNAVSDTSSMVLVHDGARPLVTQKIIADTIRAAAKQGAALAAMPATDTVKISSDGGRLVSRTVPRSSVFMAQTPQVFGKEIIMRAYERPDASATDDSYLVENIGIQPALVAGSAENFKITTRRDMAAAEAILLARKKVKR is encoded by the coding sequence ATGACCCGCAAAAATAAAATATCGGCCATAATAGTGGCGGCCGGAAGAGGCCGCAGGTTCGGCTCTCTGAAGCAGTTTGCGCCGCTCTGCGGCAAACCTGTCTACGAATGGTCGCTCGATGCGCTTTTTTCAGCGCGCGGGGTGAGCCAGATAATTGTGGCAGTTCCTGCCGGTATGACCGAAAAAGTCCGCAAGGCGTATGCTGCATCGGGCGGTCGCGCCGTCAAACGCGGCTTGAGCGTAAAGTTTGTGGCCGGAGGAAGCCAACGTTTTGACTCCGTGGCAAATGCCCTGAATGCCGTTTCAGACACATCCTCGATGGTTTTGGTGCACGACGGCGCCCGGCCGCTGGTGACGCAAAAAATCATAGCCGACACTATCCGCGCCGCCGCAAAACAGGGCGCGGCTCTGGCCGCGATGCCGGCCACCGACACGGTAAAAATATCGAGCGACGGCGGGCGGCTGGTTTCAAGAACCGTCCCGCGCTCAAGCGTATTTATGGCGCAGACGCCGCAGGTTTTTGGCAAGGAAATAATAATGAGGGCTTACGAGAGGCCCGACGCCTCGGCTACCGACGATTCGTATCTCGTGGAAAACATCGGGATACAGCCGGCATTAGTCGCGGGTTCCGCGGAGAATTTCAAGATAACTACGCGGCGCGATATGGCCGCCGCCGAAGCCATATTATTGGCCCGCAAAAAGGTCAAAAGATGA
- a CDS encoding 23S rRNA (guanosine(2251)-2'-O)-methyltransferase RlmB, with translation MTKWSKNRFFNGIIIKKEGTMNRDKRHKVFKPQFSKDRKPARDSADFVAGYHPVREFIIKNPARVSKLLVSTRSSGLDEIISLAKANGVPFHFVPPEKLREIAGRSENILALVSGTPLLGMDELKDKAAALDKGLFVILDEITDTHNLGAIIRSAVCFGADGVVIQKWRAATLTGAVHTASAGAVSHIDVYSVPNVKNAISALKDLEYFAVGTASEGAKTMEGFVFPEKLAVVIGSEESGIRKTVAELCDEVVAIPQNKSIASLNASVAAGIILYAARRK, from the coding sequence ATGACAAAATGGTCAAAAAATAGGTTTTTCAATGGTATCATCATAAAAAAGGAAGGCACAATGAACAGAGATAAGCGACATAAAGTTTTCAAACCGCAATTTTCCAAAGACAGGAAGCCCGCGCGCGATTCGGCGGATTTTGTGGCGGGGTATCATCCTGTGCGCGAGTTCATCATAAAAAATCCTGCGAGGGTTTCCAAGCTTCTTGTGTCTACCCGCTCAAGCGGTCTCGACGAAATAATATCGCTTGCCAAGGCCAACGGCGTTCCGTTTCATTTTGTTCCGCCCGAAAAACTCAGAGAAATCGCGGGTCGTTCGGAAAATATTCTTGCGCTGGTGTCAGGCACTCCTCTTTTGGGTATGGACGAACTCAAGGATAAGGCCGCGGCTCTCGACAAAGGGCTGTTCGTGATTCTCGACGAGATAACCGATACGCATAATCTCGGAGCCATAATACGTTCCGCCGTGTGTTTCGGCGCCGACGGAGTCGTCATACAAAAATGGAGAGCCGCCACACTCACCGGCGCGGTGCATACGGCCTCGGCCGGAGCGGTTTCGCACATAGACGTATACAGCGTGCCTAACGTGAAGAACGCGATATCGGCGTTGAAAGATTTGGAATATTTTGCGGTGGGCACTGCTTCAGAAGGCGCAAAGACGATGGAAGGTTTTGTTTTTCCCGAAAAGCTGGCGGTTGTCATCGGCTCGGAAGAAAGCGGCATCAGAAAAACCGTCGCGGAACTCTGCGACGAGGTCGTCGCCATCCCCCAGAATAAATCAATCGCGTCGCTTAACGCTTCGGTAGCGGCGGGTATCATTTTATATGCCGCGCGGCGGAAGTAA
- the aroE gene encoding shikimate dehydrogenase translates to MTTCAETAIESALDSARRRGKSRLVGIFGKPVGHTLSPSMQNAAFEAAGMAEWHYAAFEVEPSELGEAIAAIKKHRLAGVNITVPHKEAVIQYLDDLDAFARRIGAVNTIAAGADGLLLGYNTDAGGFLKALDAEGFSPDGKKVLVMGAGGAAQAVVAALKSRGASEIAVCDTAADRASRLAAKFGAKVVDSARRAVGAGLIVNASPVGMKEGDPAIMSMDDLSIVSAGAKDAFVYDLVYNRKTELLKSASLMGLRHAGGLGMLLHQGALAFEIWTGRPAPLEAMKKALENKA, encoded by the coding sequence ATGACAACCTGCGCGGAAACCGCCATCGAGTCCGCCCTGGATAGCGCCCGACGGCGCGGCAAAAGCCGTCTGGTCGGTATTTTCGGCAAGCCGGTGGGGCATACGCTGTCGCCGTCGATGCAGAATGCGGCGTTTGAAGCCGCGGGGATGGCGGAGTGGCACTATGCCGCGTTTGAAGTGGAGCCGTCGGAGTTGGGCGAGGCGATTGCGGCCATAAAGAAGCACCGACTGGCCGGAGTCAACATTACCGTTCCCCACAAGGAAGCGGTTATACAATACCTCGACGACCTCGACGCATTCGCGCGCCGGATAGGCGCGGTCAATACCATAGCGGCGGGCGCGGACGGCCTTCTGCTCGGATATAATACCGACGCCGGCGGTTTTTTGAAGGCGCTCGACGCCGAAGGTTTTTCGCCGGACGGAAAAAAAGTCCTGGTAATGGGCGCCGGCGGCGCCGCGCAGGCGGTTGTCGCCGCGCTTAAATCGCGGGGAGCGTCGGAAATAGCCGTTTGCGACACGGCTGCCGACAGAGCGTCGCGGCTGGCCGCGAAGTTCGGCGCGAAGGTTGTCGATTCGGCGCGACGGGCCGTCGGAGCCGGTTTGATAGTAAACGCGTCCCCCGTCGGAATGAAAGAAGGCGACCCCGCTATTATGTCGATGGATGATTTGTCGATTGTATCGGCCGGAGCGAAAGACGCATTCGTTTATGATCTTGTGTATAACCGTAAAACGGAGCTTTTGAAGTCGGCCTCGTTGATGGGACTCAGGCACGCCGGCGGATTGGGTATGCTGCTTCATCAGGGCGCGCTCGCTTTTGAAATATGGACGGGACGCCCTGCGCCGCTGGAAGCGATGAAAAAAGCCCTTGAAAACAAAGCATAA
- a CDS encoding PIN domain nuclease, with product MLIWTLRLLAVAGGGLIGYLQVSRSIKGAAIGFAIAAVVIVIEYLVEKIALDTLIAAIVGAILGLIGAKLLDYTVFLIENQKLYEIMRDYSLLIKFAFAYLGVTLAVMKKNELDLLDRDILKRTKKSGAQIYLVDTSSIIDGRIADVIATNFLNGVLGVPKFILEELQGLADSSDSAKRTRARRGLNIIAQIQKESLIAVKIIDKDIPQIREVDLKLIQLAKELESRIITTDFNLNKIAALQGIVVLNINDLSNALKPVHLPGEKMQIYVAKEGKEREQGVGFLDDGTMVVVEDGRRLLGKRIDCVVVSLLQTSSGRMIFVKSVEGEK from the coding sequence TTGCTTATCTGGACTTTAAGATTACTGGCCGTTGCGGGCGGCGGGTTAATAGGTTATCTGCAGGTTTCCCGCAGCATAAAAGGAGCGGCCATAGGATTTGCCATAGCCGCTGTCGTTATCGTCATAGAGTATCTGGTGGAAAAAATAGCTCTTGATACGCTTATCGCCGCGATTGTGGGTGCGATACTGGGATTGATCGGCGCGAAACTTCTGGATTACACGGTTTTTCTCATCGAGAATCAGAAACTCTACGAAATTATGCGCGATTACTCCCTGCTTATAAAGTTCGCGTTTGCGTATCTCGGCGTGACCCTGGCAGTAATGAAGAAAAACGAATTGGATCTGCTCGACAGAGACATACTCAAAAGAACAAAAAAGAGCGGAGCCCAGATTTATCTGGTTGACACTTCGTCGATTATAGACGGAAGAATCGCCGACGTCATCGCCACGAATTTTCTCAACGGGGTGCTGGGCGTTCCCAAGTTCATACTTGAGGAGCTGCAAGGCCTTGCCGATTCGTCCGATTCCGCCAAGCGCACGAGGGCAAGACGGGGACTCAACATCATAGCGCAGATACAGAAAGAATCTCTGATTGCCGTAAAAATAATCGATAAAGACATACCACAAATCCGCGAGGTGGATCTTAAACTCATACAACTGGCAAAAGAACTTGAGTCGCGCATAATAACGACGGATTTCAACCTCAATAAAATCGCGGCGCTTCAGGGAATAGTCGTGCTGAACATCAACGACCTTTCAAACGCCCTTAAACCCGTGCACCTTCCGGGCGAAAAAATGCAGATTTACGTGGCCAAAGAAGGCAAGGAACGCGAGCAGGGCGTCGGCTTTCTCGACGATGGAACGATGGTCGTGGTGGAAGACGGCAGACGTCTTTTGGGAAAGAGAATCGACTGCGTGGTAGTGTCGCTTCTGCAGACGTCGTCGGGCAGGATGATATTCGTAAAATCCGTCGAAGGCGAAAAATAA